The following are encoded in a window of Cyprinus carpio isolate SPL01 chromosome A13, ASM1834038v1, whole genome shotgun sequence genomic DNA:
- the LOC109059147 gene encoding L-2-hydroxyglutarate dehydrogenase, mitochondrial-like, producing MELDSPNTGIVDWQSVALTYGLKYPIAVKSSQGKEVKFRFVLTCEGLYSDLLSEISGCSSEPRIVPFRGDYLVLKLEKNYLVRNIYSRLAGPKREGYTL from the exons ATGGAATTGGACTCTCCAAACACAGGGATTGTTGACTGGCAGTCAGTAGCTCTGACCTACG GGCTGAAATATCCCATCGCCGTCAAAAGCTCACAG gggaaGGAGGTGAAGTTTAGGTTTGTGTTGACGTGTGAAGGCCTTTACTCTGATCTGTTGTCTGAGATATCTGGCTGTAGTTCAGAGCCCCGTATTGTTCCCTTCAGAGGGGATTACCTGGTGCTCAAGCTAGAGAAAAACTACTTGGTCAGGAACATCTATTCT CGTCTGGCTGGGCCCAAACGGGAGGGATATACTCTTTGA